A genomic stretch from Cloacibacterium caeni includes:
- the rho gene encoding transcription termination factor Rho — protein sequence MFNIETLRSKSLSELTKISKDLGVKIPRNSTEETIVFAILDFQASNPKVTKEYFNATENTMEEKQESPKPKAKAPVKKKVATKPAEKPAELFEETTPAAKPEEVTEPKVEAAEKPAEANTSSKKQRKRIAPKTEEKATEPEVTAENTETAVVAKAEDTEPEIPQAASHQNQQKQQNQQKQKQHQQNQQNQQKNKNRNQNGNGAQNNQNQNQSHGNQENIEENPPKKDFNFDNIVTVEGVLEILPDNYGFLRSADFSYISSPDDVFVSTQQIRNYGLKTGDSVKGIVRLPKEGEKYFSLQRALEVNGRDLDFIKDRVAFEYLTPLFPQEKFNLAGKNATISTRIVDLFAPIGKGQRAMIVAQPKTGKTMLLKEIANSISANHPEAYMMILLIDERPEEVTDMERSVNAEVIASTFDESAEKHVKVANLVLAKAQRMVECGHDVVILLDSITRLARAYNTVTPASGKVLSGGVDANAMHKPKRFFGAARKIENGGSLTIIATALIDTGSKMDEVIFEEFKGTGNMELQLDRKISNKRIFPAVDLVASSTRRDDLLHDDVTQQRMWILRKYLADMNPLEAMEFVQKQMQTTRNNEEFLMSMNR from the coding sequence ATGTTTAATATTGAAACGTTAAGGTCTAAGTCCTTATCGGAACTGACCAAAATCTCAAAAGATTTAGGCGTTAAAATTCCTAGAAATAGTACTGAAGAAACCATCGTCTTTGCTATTTTAGATTTCCAAGCTTCTAATCCGAAAGTTACAAAGGAATATTTTAACGCTACCGAAAATACTATGGAAGAAAAACAAGAATCTCCAAAACCTAAAGCGAAAGCTCCTGTCAAAAAGAAAGTAGCAACAAAGCCCGCAGAAAAACCTGCAGAACTCTTCGAAGAAACTACTCCTGCAGCGAAACCTGAAGAAGTAACAGAACCGAAAGTAGAAGCAGCAGAAAAACCTGCGGAAGCAAATACTTCTTCTAAAAAGCAAAGAAAAAGAATTGCTCCTAAAACAGAAGAAAAAGCTACAGAGCCAGAAGTTACTGCAGAAAACACAGAAACTGCGGTAGTCGCAAAAGCCGAAGATACAGAGCCGGAAATTCCACAGGCTGCTTCTCATCAAAATCAGCAGAAGCAACAAAATCAGCAAAAGCAAAAACAGCACCAACAGAATCAGCAAAATCAACAAAAAAATAAAAACCGTAATCAAAACGGAAATGGTGCTCAAAATAACCAAAATCAAAATCAATCTCACGGAAACCAAGAAAACATCGAAGAAAATCCACCTAAAAAAGATTTTAACTTTGACAATATTGTAACAGTAGAAGGTGTTTTAGAAATTTTACCAGACAATTACGGTTTCCTTCGTTCAGCAGATTTTTCTTATATTTCTTCACCAGATGATGTATTTGTTTCTACACAACAAATCAGAAATTACGGACTAAAAACTGGTGATTCAGTAAAAGGAATCGTAAGATTGCCTAAAGAAGGCGAAAAATACTTTTCTCTACAGAGAGCTTTAGAAGTTAATGGTAGAGATTTAGACTTTATAAAAGACAGAGTAGCGTTTGAATACCTAACGCCGCTTTTTCCACAAGAAAAATTTAATTTAGCAGGAAAAAATGCTACGATTTCTACTAGAATTGTAGACCTTTTTGCTCCGATTGGAAAAGGACAACGTGCCATGATTGTTGCCCAACCAAAAACGGGTAAAACCATGCTATTGAAAGAAATTGCAAATTCTATTTCGGCGAACCATCCAGAAGCGTACATGATGATTCTTTTGATTGACGAAAGGCCAGAAGAAGTTACAGATATGGAACGCAGCGTAAATGCAGAAGTAATTGCTTCTACATTTGATGAATCTGCAGAAAAACATGTAAAAGTAGCGAATTTGGTTTTGGCAAAAGCGCAAAGAATGGTAGAATGCGGTCATGATGTGGTGATTTTGTTAGATTCTATCACCAGACTGGCAAGAGCTTATAATACTGTAACGCCAGCTTCAGGGAAAGTGCTTTCTGGTGGTGTAGATGCAAATGCTATGCATAAACCAAAGAGATTTTTCGGGGCTGCTAGAAAAATAGAAAACGGCGGTTCACTTACCATTATTGCGACTGCACTTATTGATACGGGTTCTAAAATGGACGAAGTAATCTTCGAAGAATTTAAAGGAACGGGTAACATGGAACTTCAATTGGATAGGAAAATTTCTAACAAGCGTATTTTCCCAGCAGTAGATTTAGTGGCTTCTTCTACCAGAAGAGACGACTTATTGCATGATGATGTTACGCAACAAAGAATGTGGATTCTTAGAAAATATTTAGCAGATATGAATCCTCTTGAAGCAATGGAATTTGTACAAAAACAAATGCAAACCACTAGAAATAACGAAGAGTTCTTAATGTCTATGAATAGATAA
- a CDS encoding DUF4293 domain-containing protein: MIQRIQTIFLLIVVLAQVALHFTGFDVALFGSVYVIATLSLVSFLLALLSIFSYKKRMRQILLNNINIFINALLTGLLIYKLLNLSGGIDFPEKGIELAFPLISLFGLFMANINIKKDEKLVKSVDRIR, from the coding sequence ATGATACAGAGAATACAAACTATATTTTTACTGATTGTAGTATTGGCGCAAGTTGCACTGCATTTTACAGGGTTTGATGTAGCGCTTTTTGGCAGTGTTTATGTTATTGCTACCCTAAGTTTAGTATCATTTTTATTGGCTTTACTATCTATTTTCAGTTACAAAAAGAGAATGAGACAGATTCTGTTGAATAATATCAACATTTTCATAAACGCTTTGTTGACTGGTTTATTGATTTATAAGCTACTAAATTTATCTGGAGGAATAGATTTTCCTGAGAAAGGTATTGAGTTAGCATTCCCTCTGATTTCTTTGTTTGGTTTGTTTATGGCAAACATCAATATTAAGAAAGATGAGAAACTCGTAAAATCTGTAGACAGAATTCGATAA